In Desulfosalsimonas propionicica, the following are encoded in one genomic region:
- a CDS encoding methylamine methyltransferase corrinoid protein reductive activase, protein MPKLAIALDLGTSGFRGQAIDLDEKGRIITTAITTRHPLPGANVIDHLHFALEVGIHVAHMVIVSAVNHVIDALEIEKDQVIRMAVCGNPIQLSLFQEIEIRDLAYAGKQKLESIGVVPPARDAQIVKASQIDGLDLAPDIDILIPPAVQHEIGADALAMMIQTGMLEKEEIAIVTDYGTNAEMALVAKGIVYTGSTAAGPALEGQQIEHGLLALPGAISDVEFVPDESRTRTASAAIDKPMEGRLKTRILNTDMSARTGDTVNPNSGEVLEKGELSAVGITGTGVVGLISQGLISKLIRIPRIRTFDSEIHLPDGITFTEDDLAEAGKAIGSVRAGHITLCKEAGLGMEDIETAYMSGASGTYVDALKAREVGLIPAGVRKIYQVGNTSLAMARDIVLDVDNLWKMKAIADDLKKHHCMFAASKVFEKVFILELSYWTEGMPLAQYQRFLAKYGMPALTEVESLPEVIKTVDRDIPELGYKGLRIIPDIGEQKVFAFEACIGDEACVSVCPERALTMESVDDQFQVTVDLALCDGVACRRCERACTEKCFDLVKLFTANAKRPGWDPEDIDRTMLPALKRVPGLKSVWILSAEDFKSVFQKEQEAEERSLLGLGKVVNTGVKKVLASQRVYVALTTMAFDWGCHATLVLKKGDEMVGEEVRDETRLAELSTRKDVWFMHKNFVIYKDKITFPQDIVKKVCHFEIPCLPAGFCIPDNDLRKHYSIIFATPSMLGDIFLKNRYCAGVDEKGTGTILVGVQLP, encoded by the coding sequence ATGCCGAAACTCGCCATCGCTTTGGATCTTGGTACCAGCGGATTTCGCGGTCAAGCAATTGACCTCGATGAAAAGGGCCGGATCATCACCACAGCCATCACCACCCGACATCCCCTGCCAGGCGCCAATGTAATCGATCATCTGCATTTTGCCCTGGAGGTTGGCATTCATGTCGCCCATATGGTGATTGTGTCTGCCGTTAACCACGTTATTGATGCCCTTGAAATCGAAAAAGATCAGGTGATCCGAATGGCCGTTTGCGGTAACCCCATTCAACTGTCCTTGTTTCAGGAGATCGAAATCCGCGATCTGGCTTATGCCGGCAAGCAGAAACTCGAATCGATAGGTGTGGTTCCGCCGGCCCGGGATGCCCAGATTGTCAAGGCCAGTCAAATCGACGGCCTGGATCTGGCACCGGATATCGATATCCTGATCCCTCCCGCTGTGCAGCATGAAATCGGTGCGGACGCTCTGGCCATGATGATTCAGACCGGGATGCTGGAAAAGGAGGAAATCGCCATCGTAACCGATTACGGAACCAATGCTGAAATGGCACTTGTTGCTAAAGGCATTGTTTACACGGGTTCCACGGCTGCGGGACCGGCTCTGGAAGGCCAGCAGATCGAACACGGTCTTCTGGCCCTGCCCGGGGCCATATCCGACGTGGAATTTGTCCCTGACGAATCAAGGACAAGAACGGCAAGTGCTGCCATTGACAAACCAATGGAAGGACGTTTGAAAACCAGGATTCTGAACACGGACATGTCGGCCCGCACCGGTGATACAGTAAATCCGAATTCCGGAGAAGTTCTGGAAAAGGGGGAATTATCGGCTGTTGGCATTACCGGAACCGGTGTTGTGGGGTTGATCAGTCAGGGGCTTATATCCAAGCTCATTCGCATTCCCCGGATCCGGACATTTGATTCGGAAATTCATCTGCCCGACGGCATAACGTTCACTGAAGACGACCTGGCCGAAGCCGGCAAAGCGATCGGTTCTGTCCGCGCCGGACATATAACCCTCTGCAAGGAAGCCGGTCTTGGGATGGAAGATATTGAAACCGCATACATGTCCGGAGCATCCGGCACATATGTCGATGCCCTCAAAGCCCGGGAAGTCGGACTGATTCCGGCTGGGGTCCGAAAGATTTATCAGGTCGGCAACACGTCCCTGGCCATGGCACGCGACATCGTGCTGGATGTGGACAACCTTTGGAAGATGAAGGCCATTGCAGACGATTTGAAGAAGCATCATTGCATGTTTGCTGCCTCAAAGGTGTTCGAAAAGGTCTTTATTCTGGAGCTCTCGTATTGGACAGAGGGGATGCCCCTGGCGCAATACCAGCGTTTTCTCGCAAAATACGGTATGCCGGCTCTGACGGAAGTTGAAAGCCTTCCGGAGGTGATCAAGACGGTGGACAGGGATATCCCCGAGCTCGGATACAAAGGGCTCCGGATCATCCCCGACATCGGTGAACAAAAGGTTTTTGCCTTTGAGGCGTGCATCGGTGACGAAGCTTGCGTCTCGGTCTGTCCGGAACGGGCCCTGACGATGGAATCCGTTGATGATCAATTTCAAGTGACTGTTGATCTGGCGCTTTGCGATGGTGTGGCCTGCCGGCGGTGCGAGCGGGCCTGCACCGAAAAATGCTTCGATCTGGTGAAGCTCTTTACTGCAAACGCAAAAAGGCCGGGTTGGGATCCGGAAGATATTGATCGGACCATGCTCCCCGCACTCAAACGTGTGCCTGGGTTAAAAAGCGTCTGGATTTTATCGGCGGAAGATTTTAAAAGCGTTTTCCAGAAGGAACAGGAAGCCGAGGAACGTTCTTTATTGGGGCTTGGAAAAGTGGTCAACACGGGAGTGAAAAAAGTACTGGCTTCTCAACGGGTCTACGTTGCACTGACTACCATGGCGTTTGATTGGGGGTGCCATGCCACACTGGTCCTGAAAAAAGGGGATGAAATGGTGGGCGAGGAAGTGAGGGACGAAACAAGGTTAGCCGAATTGTCCACGCGTAAGGATGTATGGTTCATGCACAAGAATTTCGTGATCTACAAGGACAAAATAACCTTTCCCCAGGACATCGTGAAAAAAGTCTGTCATTTTGAAATTCCCTGCCTGCCCGCCGGGTTCTGTATTCCGGATAATGATCTGAGGAAACATTATTCCATCATCTTTGCAACACCCTCGATGCTTGGGGATATCTTTCTTAAAAATCGATACTGCGCCGGCGTTGACGAGAAAGGAACGGGGACCATCCTCGTCGGGGTTCAATTGCCATGA
- a CDS encoding nitroreductase family protein — MFIDLIRARRSIRKYKEKPVEKEKIDLLIEAALRSFSSRNTQPWEFVVITDPEILSRLSGARPSGLAFFEKAPLSIAICADTSKSDVWVEDASVAGAFIHLAATDLGLGSCWGQIRKRNHHTGQSAGDYVGELLGLRDGLEVESMIAIGYPAEEKTPHPSTALQYDKISRDTYGKRDV; from the coding sequence ATGTTTATTGATTTGATTCGGGCAAGAAGAAGTATAAGAAAATACAAGGAAAAACCTGTTGAAAAGGAGAAAATTGATTTGCTGATCGAAGCCGCCTTAAGGTCGTTTTCCTCAAGAAACACACAGCCCTGGGAATTTGTTGTGATTACCGATCCCGAAATTTTAAGCCGACTTTCCGGGGCCAGGCCCAGCGGCCTCGCATTTTTTGAAAAAGCACCGCTATCGATAGCAATTTGTGCCGACACGTCCAAATCAGATGTCTGGGTTGAAGATGCAAGTGTAGCTGGCGCGTTTATTCATTTGGCAGCTACGGATCTCGGGCTGGGAAGCTGCTGGGGACAGATCCGAAAACGCAATCACCACACAGGCCAAAGCGCAGGTGATTATGTTGGCGAATTACTGGGGCTGAGAGACGGACTGGAAGTCGAATCAATGATAGCCATCGGGTACCCGGCCGAGGAAAAAACGCCTCACCCGAGCACTGCATTGCAATATGACAAGATTAGCCGTGACACATACGGCAAACGAGATGTCTGA
- the secG gene encoding preprotein translocase subunit SecG, protein MHVLIIIIHLFVCFSLIGIVLLQTGKGASMGAMFGGAGNQTLFGNTGASTFLGKITTVAAVVFMVTSLSLAYISKSGDKSVVEEFQPPAAEQSLPADQVPAAPGGGEQAGPNEQAPAAPSTDDNPQ, encoded by the coding sequence ATGCATGTACTGATTATTATCATCCATCTGTTTGTCTGCTTTTCCTTAATCGGCATTGTTCTGCTGCAAACCGGCAAGGGAGCAAGCATGGGCGCCATGTTTGGTGGAGCCGGCAACCAGACCCTGTTTGGCAACACCGGGGCCTCGACTTTTCTGGGCAAGATTACCACCGTGGCGGCAGTGGTGTTTATGGTCACGTCCCTGTCTCTGGCCTATATCTCCAAAAGCGGGGACAAATCCGTGGTTGAGGAATTTCAGCCGCCGGCTGCGGAGCAAAGCCTGCCCGCAGACCAAGTGCCCGCAGCACCGGGCGGCGGCGAGCAAGCAGGACCGAATGAGCAGGCGCCCGCAGCGCCGTCAACAGACGATAACCCGCAATAA
- the tpiA gene encoding triose-phosphate isomerase produces the protein MTTRRPMIAGNWKMHKTCPEAEDTARALVGQLTGKEEAEVMIAPPATALVPVSRIIGDTPVQLGAQNLFWENQGAYTGEVSAPMLVSAGCRYVIIGHSERRQYFGETDEGVNKKIKAAVAAGLVPVICIGESETERDGGKTFSVLDKQMEKGLEGLSEDQFSQAVMAYEPVWAIGTGRSATPEQAQEVHAHVRQFLEKRFGAQTAGAARILYGGSVKPANTAELMALPDIDGALVGGASLKPDTFAEIIHYKR, from the coding sequence ATGACAACGCGCAGACCCATGATCGCCGGCAACTGGAAGATGCACAAAACCTGCCCGGAAGCAGAAGACACGGCCCGGGCCCTTGTGGGGCAGCTCACCGGCAAAGAGGAGGCAGAGGTTATGATCGCTCCGCCGGCCACCGCTCTGGTGCCGGTCAGCCGCATCATCGGAGATACCCCGGTACAGCTCGGCGCCCAGAACCTGTTCTGGGAAAACCAAGGGGCCTACACCGGCGAAGTCTCCGCCCCGATGCTGGTATCAGCCGGATGCCGGTATGTGATCATCGGCCATTCCGAACGCCGCCAGTATTTCGGGGAAACCGACGAAGGCGTGAACAAAAAAATCAAGGCGGCTGTGGCCGCCGGACTGGTTCCGGTGATCTGTATCGGGGAAAGCGAAACCGAGCGCGATGGCGGAAAAACGTTTTCCGTGCTTGACAAACAGATGGAAAAAGGGTTAGAAGGACTGTCTGAAGATCAGTTCAGCCAGGCCGTCATGGCCTATGAACCGGTCTGGGCCATTGGCACCGGCAGAAGCGCCACCCCGGAGCAGGCACAGGAAGTCCACGCCCATGTGCGGCAATTTCTGGAAAAACGCTTTGGGGCGCAAACCGCCGGGGCTGCCCGAATTTTATACGGCGGCAGCGTCAAGCCGGCAAACACTGCCGAGTTGATGGCCCTGCCCGACATTGACGGGGCACTGGTGGGCGGCGCAAGCCTGAAGCCGGATACATTTGCTGAAATTATACACTATAAGCGTTAA
- the gap gene encoding type I glyceraldehyde-3-phosphate dehydrogenase: MAIKLGINGMGRIGRLVFRAALKRSDIEVTAVNDIMDTKSLAHLLIYDSVHPRLDAEIIARDNAISVNGKTIRVFAEKDPANIGWKEAGVDIVAECTGLFRDRDSAAKHLSAGAKKVIISAPGKDPDMTFVMGVNETDYDSANHHIVSNASCTTNCLAPVAKVLDEKFGIQSGLMTTVHSYTSDQRLLDAPHKDLRRARAAAMSMIPTTTGAAKAVGLVLPQLNGKLNGMAIRVPTPNVSLVDFVATLRQPASAETVNAALKEAAEGPLAGILGFSELPLVSEDFNGNSLSSVVDAENTYVIDNMVKVLSWYDNETGYSTRLVDLAEMMGKQL, from the coding sequence ATGGCGATCAAACTCGGCATCAACGGAATGGGCAGAATCGGCAGACTGGTTTTCAGAGCCGCCCTGAAGCGGTCTGACATCGAGGTAACAGCAGTCAACGACATCATGGACACCAAAAGCCTTGCCCACCTCTTGATTTATGACTCGGTACACCCGCGCCTGGATGCGGAGATTATTGCCCGGGACAACGCCATTTCGGTCAACGGCAAAACCATCCGGGTTTTTGCGGAAAAAGATCCGGCCAATATCGGCTGGAAAGAAGCCGGCGTGGATATCGTGGCCGAATGCACGGGTCTTTTCCGGGACAGGGACAGCGCAGCCAAGCACCTGAGCGCTGGGGCGAAAAAGGTCATTATTTCCGCACCCGGCAAGGACCCGGACATGACTTTTGTTATGGGCGTCAATGAAACAGACTATGACAGCGCAAACCATCATATTGTCTCCAACGCCTCGTGCACCACCAACTGCCTGGCGCCCGTGGCCAAGGTGCTGGACGAAAAATTCGGCATTCAAAGCGGCCTGATGACCACCGTCCATTCTTACACCAGCGACCAGCGACTGCTGGATGCCCCGCACAAGGACCTGCGCCGGGCGCGTGCGGCGGCCATGTCCATGATTCCCACCACCACGGGCGCGGCCAAAGCCGTGGGCCTGGTGCTGCCCCAGCTAAACGGTAAGCTAAACGGCATGGCCATACGGGTGCCCACGCCCAATGTCTCTCTTGTGGATTTTGTGGCCACTCTCAGGCAACCGGCATCTGCGGAAACCGTCAACGCGGCATTAAAGGAAGCCGCCGAAGGCCCGCTGGCCGGCATTCTGGGATTTAGCGAACTGCCGCTGGTTTCCGAGGATTTCAACGGCAACAGCCTTTCTTCTGTGGTTGATGCGGAAAACACCTATGTCATTGACAACATGGTCAAGGTCCTTTCCTGGTATGACAATGAAACCGGCTATTCCACCCGCCTGGTGGACCTGGCTGAAATGATGGGAAAACAGCTTTAA
- a CDS encoding PTS sugar transporter subunit IIA — protein sequence MIGIVIVTHGQLGEALIETASMIFDERPRAVTAVSIDLSHDVNKLRGKIDKAVQYVDENEGVIILTDMFGGTPSNLSYSFLEEGRIEVISGVNLPVLIKAANARNRESELDVLAKTIEAYGKKSISLASEILKGNKRE from the coding sequence ATGATCGGAATTGTTATTGTCACCCACGGACAACTCGGCGAGGCGCTCATTGAAACCGCATCCATGATTTTCGATGAACGGCCCAGGGCCGTCACTGCGGTCTCCATAGACCTGTCCCATGATGTCAACAAACTCAGAGGCAAGATTGACAAGGCTGTGCAGTATGTTGACGAAAACGAAGGTGTGATTATCCTTACGGACATGTTTGGGGGCACGCCCTCGAATCTGAGTTACTCGTTTCTGGAGGAAGGCCGCATTGAGGTGATTTCCGGAGTCAACCTGCCGGTGCTGATCAAGGCGGCCAACGCCCGCAACCGGGAATCAGAGCTCGATGTACTGGCCAAGACCATCGAGGCCTACGGCAAAAAAAGCATTTCCCTTGCCAGCGAAATATTAAAGGGCAACAAACGGGAATAA
- the rapZ gene encoding RNase adapter RapZ, with protein MHRHKIVIITGLSGSGKSVALAALEDAGFYCVDNMPVKLLPKFMELPLQSESEIAGLGFVMDLREKGFLRSFPEIFHDLRQRGYNIDVFFLEAEENVILRRYSQTRRHHPLSQDRGLQESIRAEIGHMDHIRQMADRIIDTTDYTLHDLKSVIFNLVETILHSKPMRTQVLSFGFKHGIPQDADMVMDVRFMANPFFIPELKDQDGRSRPVREFVQTNSITRTFTEKFHDLVDFLLPLYEKEGKAYLTIAVGCTGGQHRSVVIAEALYAHINKPGRPVMLTHRDVDLKI; from the coding sequence ATGCATCGGCATAAAATCGTCATTATCACCGGCTTGTCCGGATCGGGCAAAAGCGTGGCCCTGGCCGCACTTGAAGATGCGGGCTTTTACTGCGTTGACAACATGCCGGTCAAGCTGCTGCCCAAGTTCATGGAGCTTCCCCTGCAATCGGAATCCGAGATCGCCGGGCTCGGATTTGTCATGGATTTGCGGGAAAAGGGGTTTCTCCGCTCCTTTCCGGAAATTTTCCATGATCTGCGCCAGCGCGGTTACAACATTGACGTGTTTTTCCTGGAAGCCGAAGAAAACGTTATCCTGCGGCGATACAGCCAGACCCGCCGGCATCATCCCCTGTCCCAGGACCGGGGCCTGCAGGAAAGCATCCGGGCGGAAATCGGACATATGGACCATATTCGCCAGATGGCCGACCGTATTATTGACACCACGGATTATACGCTCCATGATCTGAAATCCGTCATCTTTAACCTGGTGGAAACCATCCTCCATTCTAAACCCATGCGCACACAGGTGCTCTCATTCGGGTTTAAACACGGCATCCCCCAGGACGCGGACATGGTCATGGATGTGCGGTTTATGGCCAATCCCTTTTTCATTCCCGAACTCAAGGACCAGGATGGCCGAAGCCGCCCCGTGCGTGAATTTGTGCAGACAAACAGCATTACCCGGACGTTTACTGAAAAATTTCATGATTTGGTTGACTTTTTGCTCCCGCTTTACGAAAAGGAAGGCAAAGCTTACCTTACCATTGCAGTGGGCTGTACCGGAGGGCAGCACCGATCCGTGGTTATTGCTGAGGCGCTTTATGCGCACATCAACAAACCAGGCCGGCCCGTGATGCTCACACACCGGGATGTGGATCTCAAAATCTGA
- a CDS encoding PTS sugar transporter subunit IIA encodes MKILDYITADTILTNLQATDKKGVIDELTEPVAALTGLEQRNIVRVLIERERLGSTGIGDGIAIPHGKINGIESLVLGFGLSRKGVNFDALDGKPAYIFFLLLSADNSTGLHLRVLARISKLLRDQDFKEKLKRANSAQQVMDVLSEVDEDF; translated from the coding sequence ATGAAAATACTTGATTACATTACCGCGGACACGATCCTGACCAACCTGCAGGCAACGGATAAAAAAGGGGTTATCGACGAGCTTACAGAGCCGGTGGCCGCCCTGACCGGCCTGGAGCAGCGCAATATCGTCCGGGTACTTATCGAACGCGAGCGGCTGGGCAGCACTGGCATCGGCGACGGCATTGCCATTCCCCACGGCAAAATCAACGGAATTGAATCCCTGGTGCTCGGATTCGGCTTGAGCCGAAAAGGGGTCAATTTTGATGCCCTGGACGGCAAACCCGCTTATATTTTTTTTCTGCTACTGAGCGCGGACAATTCCACGGGTCTGCACCTGCGGGTACTGGCCCGGATTTCAAAACTGCTCAGGGATCAGGATTTCAAGGAAAAACTGAAGCGGGCAAACAGTGCCCAACAAGTCATGGACGTGCTTTCGGAAGTGGATGAGGATTTCTGA
- the hpf gene encoding ribosome hibernation-promoting factor, HPF/YfiA family: MQTSVTFKNLDPSDHLKSYVSSKLDRMDKLLDNPAEAQVVLSVEKIRHIAEIRVTGDRLNIVCREKSNDMYSSIDLALDKLEKQIKKQKAKIKNHRQGGRGEDRSPEPAAMPSGDESPEEAPGASVIVQNLEYKPMDVEEAIMQMDLISDNFLVFRNARTNQINVLYRRNDGDLGLIQPLG; encoded by the coding sequence ATGCAAACATCCGTGACATTCAAAAACCTTGATCCCTCCGATCACCTGAAATCTTATGTTTCCAGCAAACTCGACCGCATGGACAAGCTCCTGGACAATCCGGCGGAAGCACAGGTGGTGCTCTCCGTGGAAAAGATCCGTCATATCGCAGAAATCCGCGTGACCGGCGACCGGCTCAACATTGTTTGCCGGGAAAAATCCAATGATATGTATTCCTCCATTGACCTGGCCCTGGACAAGCTTGAAAAGCAGATCAAAAAACAAAAAGCCAAAATCAAAAATCATCGCCAGGGCGGCCGGGGCGAGGACAGAAGCCCGGAGCCGGCGGCAATGCCAAGCGGGGACGAGTCCCCGGAAGAAGCCCCGGGCGCCAGCGTCATTGTCCAGAACCTTGAATACAAACCCATGGACGTGGAAGAAGCCATAATGCAGATGGACCTGATTTCCGATAATTTTCTGGTATTCAGAAACGCCCGGACCAACCAAATCAATGTGCTTTACCGACGCAATGACGGGGATCTCGGACTGATTCAGCCCCTGGGATAA
- the rpoN gene encoding RNA polymerase factor sigma-54 translates to MAIELQQNLKLQQHLVMTPQLQMAIKLLQLSRLELVEMVQQELESNPTLEESETVETPEETPAETPEAADAREITMEESFDERLDWQQYMDEYSSTGRVHYESEEKEAPNYEAFTASRTNLYDHLRWQLLMTRPTAEQEAIGSLIIGNLNKYGYLDVPLEDVAQMAETDVSQVKDVLYVMQTFDPPGICARDLSECLLIQARQFGIVDPVVEALLRDHINNLENKRYQVIARELKCSMETLSAAIELIRQLDPRPGFRYGDEDQIYITPDVYVYREGDDYIVMLNDDEIPQLHINSYYRQAVRKGEPIAKDTRTYLRDRLRSAEWLIKSIQQRRRTIYNVMVSIVKFQRDFFDQGIAHLKPMVLRDVAEDINMHESTISRVTTNKYAHTPHGIFELKFFFNSSINRADGNTIASASVQEEMRKIIAGENPKKPYSDKKIADMLEAASGIRIARRTVAKYREIMGVLPSSKRKQP, encoded by the coding sequence ATGGCAATCGAACTCCAACAGAACTTAAAACTCCAGCAGCATCTTGTTATGACTCCGCAGCTGCAGATGGCCATCAAGCTTCTGCAGTTATCACGCCTGGAACTCGTGGAAATGGTTCAGCAGGAACTGGAAAGCAATCCCACCCTGGAAGAATCAGAGACCGTGGAAACGCCCGAGGAAACCCCGGCGGAAACGCCTGAAGCCGCGGATGCCAGGGAAATCACAATGGAGGAATCATTTGACGAGCGGCTTGACTGGCAGCAGTACATGGACGAATACAGCTCCACGGGACGGGTTCACTATGAGTCCGAGGAAAAGGAGGCGCCCAATTACGAGGCCTTTACCGCCAGCCGGACAAACCTTTACGATCATTTGCGCTGGCAGCTGCTCATGACCCGGCCCACGGCCGAGCAGGAAGCCATTGGAAGCCTGATCATCGGCAACCTGAACAAATACGGCTACCTTGACGTCCCCCTGGAAGATGTCGCCCAAATGGCCGAAACCGATGTTTCACAGGTCAAAGACGTGCTTTATGTGATGCAGACCTTTGATCCGCCGGGCATCTGCGCCAGGGACTTAAGCGAGTGCCTGCTGATTCAGGCCCGGCAGTTCGGCATTGTAGATCCTGTTGTAGAGGCACTGTTGCGCGATCACATCAATAACCTGGAGAACAAACGCTATCAGGTCATTGCCCGCGAGCTGAAATGCAGCATGGAAACCCTGTCTGCAGCCATCGAGCTCATCCGCCAGCTCGATCCCAGGCCCGGATTCCGCTACGGCGACGAGGATCAGATCTACATCACCCCGGACGTCTACGTGTACAGGGAAGGCGACGATTATATCGTTATGCTAAACGACGACGAAATCCCCCAGCTGCACATCAATTCCTACTACCGCCAGGCCGTGCGCAAAGGAGAACCCATTGCCAAAGATACGCGCACTTATCTGCGCGACCGGCTCAGGTCTGCCGAGTGGCTCATCAAAAGCATTCAGCAGCGGCGGCGGACCATCTACAACGTCATGGTCAGCATCGTCAAATTCCAGCGCGATTTTTTCGACCAGGGCATCGCTCATTTAAAACCCATGGTCCTGCGGGACGTGGCAGAAGACATCAACATGCATGAGTCCACCATCAGCCGTGTGACCACCAACAAATACGCCCATACCCCGCATGGCATCTTCGAACTCAAGTTCTTTTTCAACAGCTCCATTAACCGGGCTGACGGCAACACCATTGCCTCGGCCAGCGTACAGGAGGAAATGAGAAAGATTATTGCCGGAGAAAACCCCAAAAAGCCCTACAGCGATAAAAAAATCGCCGACATGCTCGAGGCGGCATCCGGCATCCGCATCGCCCGTCGGACCGTTGCCAAGTACAGGGAAATAATGGGGGTTCTTCCATCAAGCAAGCGTAAACAACCCTAA
- the lptB gene encoding LPS export ABC transporter ATP-binding protein encodes MTRTLNLKSLVKTYHGRKVVDQVDLNLTGGEVVGLLGPNGAGKTTTFYMTVGLIRPDGGHVFLDDADISEDPMHVRARKGVGYLPQEPSVFKKLNVRDNLLAILETLPISRAEQEQKADELLDELGIKRLSAQKAGVLSGGERRRLEISRALATDPAFILLDEPFAGIDPLAVIDIQNIISHLSRRGIGILISDHNVRETLGVCDKAYILNNGEVIESGGPEKIAQSPVAREIYLGEKFRL; translated from the coding sequence ATGACCCGAACCCTGAATTTAAAAAGCCTGGTAAAGACCTATCATGGCCGAAAAGTGGTCGATCAGGTCGACCTGAACCTGACCGGAGGCGAGGTGGTGGGGCTTTTGGGACCCAACGGGGCGGGAAAGACCACCACTTTTTATATGACCGTTGGCCTGATCCGCCCTGACGGCGGCCATGTGTTTCTCGATGATGCAGACATCAGCGAGGATCCCATGCACGTCCGGGCCCGCAAAGGGGTGGGATATCTGCCCCAGGAACCGTCGGTATTCAAAAAGCTCAACGTACGCGACAACCTGCTGGCAATTCTCGAAACCCTGCCGATATCCAGGGCCGAGCAGGAGCAGAAAGCTGATGAACTGCTCGACGAGCTAGGCATCAAACGGCTATCGGCGCAGAAAGCCGGAGTGCTTTCCGGCGGAGAACGCCGGCGGCTGGAAATCAGCCGGGCACTGGCCACGGATCCGGCCTTTATTCTGCTTGACGAGCCCTTTGCCGGCATTGATCCATTGGCGGTGATCGATATTCAAAATATCATTTCACATCTGAGCCGGCGGGGTATCGGAATCCTGATTTCAGACCACAACGTTCGGGAAACCCTGGGCGTGTGTGACAAGGCCTATATTTTAAACAACGGCGAGGTAATCGAGTCGGGCGGCCCGGAAAAGATCGCCCAAAGCCCTGTTGCCCGAGAAATCTACCTGGGAGAAAAGTTCAGACTCTGA
- a CDS encoding LptA/OstA family protein — MNKDKARKNSPNPAGIFAIAAILITLMTAWPCRAQKPGLFQPDEGRIHITSDKMVIKSNENSAEFIGKAHAVQGKTEIKSDRLKIFYKAEEGAQPGQSGMSESSIQRMEAEGSVVIYTDEQTATSQKAVYTADDGLLTLTGERVEIKNNGNAIVGRKVTLQRETGEIVVSSDAGKRVEAVFESESGADNQDKTKTSKARKP, encoded by the coding sequence TTGAATAAAGACAAAGCGCGCAAAAACAGCCCGAATCCTGCCGGAATCTTTGCCATTGCGGCGATTCTGATCACCCTTATGACAGCCTGGCCCTGCCGGGCACAAAAGCCCGGGCTGTTTCAGCCCGATGAAGGCCGCATTCACATCACTTCGGATAAAATGGTGATTAAAAGCAATGAAAACAGTGCCGAATTTATCGGCAAAGCCCACGCGGTTCAGGGAAAAACCGAAATCAAATCCGACCGGCTTAAAATTTTCTACAAGGCCGAAGAAGGCGCCCAGCCCGGTCAGTCCGGCATGAGCGAAAGCAGTATCCAGCGCATGGAAGCCGAAGGCAGCGTGGTTATCTATACAGACGAGCAAACCGCCACAAGCCAAAAAGCCGTATATACCGCAGATGACGGCCTGCTGACCCTGACAGGCGAACGCGTGGAAATCAAAAACAACGGCAACGCCATTGTCGGCAGAAAGGTCACCCTGCAGCGGGAAACCGGGGAAATCGTGGTCAGCTCAGATGCGGGCAAACGGGTGGAAGCTGTTTTTGAATCCGAATCCGGCGCGGACAATCAGGACAAAACAAAAACCAGCAAAGCCCGAAAGCCATGA